The Salvelinus namaycush isolate Seneca chromosome 5, SaNama_1.0, whole genome shotgun sequence genome segment CACTTTGAGTTGGACCAGCCCCTCACCCCAATACATTTGTATCTGTCTCTTAGGTAACCAAACAGGTTGTTGGTGGGAAAATTCAACAGGTAGTGTAGCATGATTTAGTTTTCGCCAGCCTATCAGATAGGTCTGTGAGTATGAACCTGCCTATATTTACACTATGTCCAATTTTGCATTTCATGGGCAGAGGACAACTGCACCAGACGTGTAAGAGCTACTCACCAAGATGGTCAAAATTGGAGTGATCGTGGTACTTCTCAGTGTGATGTGTAAGTGAAATTCCAACCTTGACCTATTTTTCAATAATGAATGGCTTAATTCCAAGACCCTAGTTCTGGACTAAAACTATTCTTAATGGAGATGgcctaatctgtgtctgggaaagcTGCCGTTTATCATGTATTTCTGATATGCAGTTCATGATACTAATTTGAAATGTTAAAGGAAACACGGTGCATATGGATAAAAACTGTGGACATGTTTCACCTCAAACACAATTGAAGGTGTTACAGAAAAAATATTTACAGAAAAATATTTTCCCATTTAAGTTGAGTGTTTCTTGTAAATGCATTGCATTATAACTTTATAACGTAGGCAATAGTTGTATTTTAATTGCCATGGCTATAAAATGTGTTTTTACAGATGTGACACAATGCAGTGATGTTCAGTATCAAACTCCAGTTCGGGAGGTTCATTCTGGGGACCCAGTGACTCTCTACTGTGTTTTTTCAAAGGAAGATATCAATATGTTCTGGTACAAACAAATGGTTGGGCAAAAGCCTCAAAGTATTGTAACAATGACAAAATATGATATGCCTGTATGGCACAAGGACTTTAACCATTCACGTTTCAATGTGGAGAAGGCTGATGCTGATGGGATGTATCGACTTGCTATTACAAACACGGACCCAACAGATGAAGCCGTTTACTATTGTGcagtgagaacagcctatgaAGTCAACTTTATCAATGGGAGTCTTTTACTATTGAAAGGTAATCATAGTGCCTAAATACTATTAACATTAGTACATTTACATGTTATTCACACAGCTCCTTTTGTACCCACTGTGTTGTGTTGATTGTTTTAAATGCCAATAGTAGCATACACATATGTGTTATTACAAAAGAAAAACTCTCATTAATGTATACAATTAGCTGACAAAACTGTGCTCTTTGAATCTTTGTGAAGCATGTGATACATTAGAGAATGAAAACATGTATACCATTTAGGTAAGAATCACCAAAGATCACACTGCCATACTGTGGTGCAGAGGCCAGTGTCTGACTCAGTCCATCCAGAAGACTTTGTGACTCTGTAGTGTACAATACTCTCTGAGACCTGTACAGGAGAACACAGTGTGTACTGGTTCAGAGCCAGATCAGAAGAATCCTATCCAGGAGCCATTTGCACCCCTGAGAACAGGAGTGATAAGTGTGAGAAGAGCCCTGAGACTCCCTCTCCTAGACAGTGATGAATCAGCGATACataaattggcttaattatttatttgcaAACTAACTAAATCCTCACACAGAACACGTAAACAGACACAGCATAGGTTATTGATTGCATACATAATACaatgaaaacaggtccctagtggactaacaaaAGCATGACCGTTCGGTTACACAATGGAAAGGGAAGGGTATGtaaggagatggagagacaaagagagtcaaGTTATCGTACATATATTTGGAAGCTACACTCACAGGAATAtgaatactttgcacatgaacgacTGCTCATTCGGAAAAGAAatgcaatgtatatatttacgcATAGATGTCTTTGTCGTCTCACTGTTGAACTCGATGGTTCTATGGAAAGTGGTTCGatgtaagtctctggttgtccaccagagatcaCAATGTCCTAATTTGTAGGCTTCTTTTGTTTTGGAGTGTTCATTGGAATAGGTACTTCAAGTGTACCACACGGTGTTCAGAGGGATCTATTCTTCCCTCTCGTCTTTGGTCAAATGTACTAGACTACATACACAGCTGCAGACTGTGAATGTTTGGTCCAGTCTTTACCTTCTTAATTCGTTGAGAGTTTCAGAGGGTCCTACCATTCTCAGCTGTGTAGCCACCGATCCACCCTGTCTGGTTGTGTATTTTTAACCATTTCAACGTGTGGGCCACAGCCTCACGTTCTCTAGTCTTCAATGATTGATTATTCAGGGTTCAGCTCCCGACCACTATACACGCCAGAAGTAACCTGGCATGTTTTAGTCTAATGTACATTTTGTTAGCGAGTCCTTTTAAGCATTCTGGCCTTGGAGGGCGTTCCGTCATGTTGACACAAACTCTGAGGTCACTTGTGCGTGGCTACTGACTGGGCACAAGTTTGCATGAAACACAATTCTTgtttagaaggctaaaatcacatttttatATTTTCAAAAACAGTTTAATCGTTCTTCATATTGTATTaacaacatttagatgtaaacctgatATACTCTGTATACAAGctcttcaagttacaatgttCCCGTTATAACGTCTTTCTATcaattttaatgacatcacaaaatatacatacattttccatattcCATCTCCCATCATTCCCAACATTCGGATGTTGAAATTTATTCTCCCAGTGTTCCTTGTTTGATGTTGAAGTTTTGGGCAAGAGTCTATGTGTAACACAGGGATTTATTTCCCTTCTCATACTAAAAACCCAAAGGGAGAGTTTCTGCAAGGTATTTACGACCAGTTGTTAAGTCATAAAACCAGCCcaactccccctcctctctcctgtgggAGATTGGGGGTTTGGGATGTCTGTCCGCCATGTGCCAAACTGATCTGGCACCTTTGATCCTGACCAAGGAGAGAGAGTCATGACACTAGCTTACAAAAAAGTATGTGAATACTATCTTACTTAATGATCAACATCAATGCTTTATTTTTCACTGAGACCAGCCATTTCAGATGTCTGCTATGCTACTCTACTATTCTGTAACAAAGACTTGTGGAAATGATTCGCTCATCTTGTGAAAAAAAAGATTCTGTCCATGTTTCTTCTCAGGGATTCAGTGGTGACTGGCTACAATACACTGGAGTGACCTTCACCACCAAGACAACTGGAACCAGGAGAAAGAAATGAAAGAACAGGGAGCATCCAGTCGGTCAACCATTTTAAGTTGCAACCTGACAGAAACAAGCAATCTTTTTTTATAGTCATCGATTACAGTTTGTTTTCTACAGTTTAAAGGTGTGTAATAAACCTACATTATATACAATGTTTAAGAAGTCATGCTATCTTATTGGTGGTTTCATGGGTTACAGTAAATACCACACCAATAATACATTTAAGAAAAATTATTAAAACAATAAAAATAGAACCATTGTGCAATTATACATTATTGAAAATAGAGAAAAATGAATCCTTGTCCAAGCCAGAATGCCTCACAGTGGCAGTAGCCTATCTTCCGATTCTATAGCGGAatgcagcttgatgtacaagtacacctcctggacaggacactTATCCCAATCCATCTCCTttatgctgagtgccaagcagagaggCATCCAGAGGTAGGTGCTAAACagcttactgactgtacattgtactgcatgattgtttatttattatattatttatttatttatttaacctttatttatctaggcaagtcagttaagaaccaattcttatttacaatgacggcctaccccagccaaacccaaactcggacgacgctgggccaattgtgcgctgctctatgggactcccaaccacagccggttgtgatacagcctggaatcgatgcgagaaggaatacaacaagTTGTTTTTATGTGGCTATGAAAGTGAGCAgtttgtgtgtgatcaggggtgtattcattctgccgattctttGTAAAATAAATCTTAAATGGATGAAAACGGAATGTAACGGGGAAAAACATACCTGAATGTTTCAAAAATAAACTCTAGTTTGTAACTGTTTGACTAATGATtgcaccctagatcagctagatgcaggcaaaagtgtgcaaggcggtattgaatgtgtccttgtctgtccatgtgtcactgtctgtcacctcaaatcttTCTCTCAGCCTGTgcgcacctacgttgtaaactttcattcataggctaggttgtggCAAACTCGtgatgggtatagggacaatTTTGCCACTGTCTTACTTGATAGAAAATGTCACTGTATCAGTAAGGCTAAAATGTCATGACTGTTTAAACACATTATATATTAAGAAAAGTTTATTTACCAAACTACATCCATTCCTCTGCACATTAACAAAGTTCACTCCCAGTCTGAGTATCTGACATCAGAGTACACACTttcctgtggtgtctctctcttctttcttcctCTTTTAGTTTTACTCTCAGAGAAATGCAATGCAGCATAATTCAGGGTATCTGGGTCTTGTTCCTGTGAATCATCATCATGTTCTTGGTTTTTGATACAAATGTAGTCATAATAATAGCCAGGTAATTAGAGTATCTATTATCATATTGGATATCACCTACCAACAGGCCAATATTAtaacaattgtttttatttacctgATCACATTTGGTGCTTGAGTTGTCATGTCCAATATGCTGAGCAACACTCACTGCTAACATGAATAAAAACAAGCATGAACATGACAAAAGTCAAGATAGGTAATAGACAGAGATGTTTTACTTGATAACAAGTATTGTGTATTAATCGTAAAATGTATTAGGTGTTCATCTACAGTTTGTAATACCAGAGAGCTCACCTTTATAATGTTCACAAATTGGCTTTGTATTTCTGGTGAAGACGAGGATAATGATCACAATCACACAGAAAACTGATGTCACTCCCAGTCCAATGACTACATGTTCCAGCGATCTTTCTGAATGGaagaaaaaatgtaataataagaGTCGACATACAGTATACCATCCTTATACTAAAATGGTAAGAAAGATATACAACCCATATATTAAAAAATATTGTAAGAGAGAAATAAATACCACCCTTATATTGAAATAAAATAGTAAGAGATATACACCACcattattttaaaataaaatagtaaaaGAGATATATGCCACCGTTATATTAAAATATAATAGTATGAGAAATATATATAACCCttatattaaaataaaataataagagAGATATATACCACCCATATATTAAAATAAAACAGTAAGAGATATATTTATACCACTTttatattaaaataaaataataagagAGATATATACCACCATTATATTTCGTTTAAATATTAAAAGAGATAAATACCACCTGtatattaaaataaaatgtgaagaaatatgTACTATCCTTATATTCAAATAAAATAGTAGTAGGGATATATACCACCATGTATATTACAAAAACATTGtaagaaatatatacatatatatatatgtttcttTAAATAAGTTATTCATAACTATCAGCAGGTTGTATTTTGTTTACAACATCTAAGAATTTATAGCTGAACATTCATTTCTGGTCAATGATGAGAATATTGTTATAGCAAAAGGCACATAGCCTTCAACCACTGTGCTGTACACTGTCTGTACAAAACATTGTCCacaggtgccaggcacactggttttagtgtgtcaagaactgcaactctgctgggtatttcatgctcaacagtttcacatgtgtatcaagaatggtccaccacccaaaggacatccagacaactcgacacaactgtgggaagcattggagtcatcatgggccagcatccctgtggaacgctttcgacaccttgtagagtccgtgccctgatgaattgaggctgttctgtgggtaaAAGGGGGTCTAACTCAAGATTAGAGAAatgttcttcatgttttgtacactcattgtatatACACCTCTTAAATATTACTAAACCTTCTATAATTCCGACACTATAACACATAATATTCATTTCTTACCAATATTTAGGTTTGTTCCGTTGCCAAACAGGATCTCCCCACATGTGGCCACAGCACAGTAGTAAGTCCCAGCATCAGAGAGACTGAGGTTGTTCTTGGAGAGGCTGTAGACACAGCTCTGTGTAGGAGAGGGAGTCTCAGGGCTCTTCTCACACTCATCACTCCTGTTCCCAGGGGTGTAAATGACTGCTGGATGGGATTCTCCTGATCCGGCTCTGAACCAGTACACACTGTGTTCTCCTGTACAGGTCTCAGAGAGTACTGTACACTGTAGAATCACAGAGTCTCCTGGATAGACTGGATCAGAAACTGGTTGCTGCACCAATGTAGGGTGATTGTGTCCTATATTGTGTAATTGTATTTGGAAAATAATTATTCATAAGCTTGTAAAGTGGAGACGTCATAGAACTTTAAGTAGTAAACATTATTTTAGGCACATGGCAGTTTTGGAAACAGTGCTTTGCTTGCTAGAAAATAGTGGTGCGGTTGCTAATTAACTGTATACCTTTTATTTATTTGTCAGttatttttctaatttattcacccCACAGTCAGCCAAGATGCTTAGCTAGCCAGCTTAAGAGTTGTTTACAGTAAAAGTTAGTTAGCTACCGTTTCTACACTATTTTGCTAGCTATACCGTAACATTGTCATTTCAAAATCCTGTCTCCAAAAATGACAAGTGTCTTTACATTTTACCATTATGACACGCATCCATGAATATCCACTTTCTAAGCATACAGCAGCAAGATTGTTTATACTTTTTCTGAACATCTACTGTACATGGCAGTGTACATAACAATACACAAAAACACATGGTGAACATTGAAATACACAGTTAAAATTAAATTACCCTTCACAGCCAAAAATGTTGCATTTCCATAGTTCATCCCATACATTGTCCCAATTCCACAAAAGTATGTTGCCTCATCTAATGTGCTGATATTTCTGATTTTGAGATTATACCCATATTGAGATTCCTCCACATGGAAACGTGGGTTCTTAAACTCTCCTTTAAGTACAGGTTCTGATGCATAGGATACAGATGCGACAAGATGGGGCAATTGGCCAACAGTTTGTCTGTACCAGTACAGGAATTGTTCAGATTCCGCTTTAGGACATAGCAAAGATACATTGTCTCCAAATAGACGAGTAGTCACTGGTATTGGTTGAGGAGTGTCTTCAGTCTGAATCATGTCTGCCAAAATGTGAACGTAATCAGATGTCAATTTCAAATGGACAATGTTCATCCTTTGAATAACACTGTATTTTCTTAATTAAGTCATCAAACTACTGCAATTCAAATTGTCTGAAGATATATCGGTCACATTGCTGTCTAAACTGAATATATTTCATTACCTTTAGATATGACTTTCCAATAAGATAGTGCTATTCTTTTCAATTTTCCTTTTTAGTGTTCAGTTAAATATTATGTGATATTAGGACATGCACTTACACACTTGAGAGAGAAGTCCCCAAAGAAGGCAGATTCTGATCATCTTGATATGGACTGACTGTAGCTTTAACAACTGTTTTTCTTTGTTACTATGAATGACTgaatgacaaaatgaaaagaaTTGTGGGCTGTTTAAAATCTCAGAAAGACTTGATTGGTTAGGGGAAAGACATGCATCACTTCCTGTGCAACATTTTCACCCGTTTTCAGCCATGTACTGTATGCAATGTAAAGATttatgttgtgcacacattttttgGCCTACTTTACAGCAAGATATTGCTTAGTGGTGCCATAaatcccagacacagattaagtctaGACCACAAATAAAACCATTCTCAATAGAGATTTTCCATTGAAAGAgcctagtccaggactaggcttaatctgtgtctggaaaACAGCCACTACAAATTCACGCTAAATTTAGCCACCGATAGCTAACTATCAATGGAAGTGATAAGTCAATTATACAGTGTTTTTTTATGGAACAATCACTTTTAAGTAACATCAAACCAAATATAGAGTTTTTTTTGGCCATGAAAATTGCATGATTGCCCCTATCATTCCAATAGATTTATAGCTAGctgtggctaaagttagctgaagTCTGTAGTTCCTGTTTAGAGAAAACCGACCAATGGAGTACATTTTGTCTTGACTACTTTCACGGCGAGGAACCATCTTACATGAAGTTGTATAATGCTGAGCTTCCCCTTTAATGCTGAGTGTGAAGCATACTGTGTAATGttgaccaaaaaaaaaaaaaggttttaataTGCATTTTAATATTTTGCAACATTATAGGGTCAAATAAAAATGCAGATTGTTTACAGTTTACTGACAAATGTGTGAGACACTTACCATATGCaagaacaaaaaataaataataataatacattgatGATACATTGAGAACTACCAAATATTTTACCAAATACACATATTCACAGTggtggaaaatgtatttaattgttatatttgagtaaatgtaaagataccttaatagaaaatgacttgaGTATAATGAGTAcgtttgggtgtcagagaaaatgtatggaataaaaagtacaatattaTCTGTAGGAATGTAGTGAATTATAAAAAAAGGTTGTCGAAAATATAAATTGTaaattaaagtacagatactaaaaaaaaaagacttaagtagtactttaaagtatttttacttaagtgctttacaccactgcatattCACAGATTTATGAAGTACGTGGTCATTCTATGATACAAGTTCAAATGAAACTTAATCAACTAGGGTTATAAGTCTCTGTTATTCAGTTAAAAACTCAATTTGAAATGGATATACGTTGTTATAAATGGTATATCAACAAAGTATTATAAAAATAGATGAATGAactagattttttatttttattttttattttaccgttattttaccaggtaagttgactgagaacacgttctcatttgcagcaacaacctggggaatagttacaggggagaggagggggatgaatgagccaattgtaaactggggattattaggtgaccgtgatggtagagggccagattgggaatttagccaggacaccggggttaacacccctactcttacgataagtgccatgggatctttaatgacctcagagagtcaggacacccgtttaacgtcccatccgaaagacggcaccctacacagagcagtgtccccaatca includes the following:
- the LOC120046936 gene encoding signal-regulatory protein beta-2-like; the encoded protein is MIRICLLWGLLSQVYMIQTEDTPQPIPVTTRLFGDNVSLLCPKAESEQFLYWYRQTVGQLPHLVASVSYASEPVLKGEFKNPRFHVEESQYGYNLKIRNISTLDEATYFCGIGTMYGMNYGNATFLAVKGHNHPTLVQQPVSDPVYPGDSVILQCTVLSETCTGEHSVYWFRAGSGESHPAVIYTPGNRSDECEKSPETPSPTQSCVYSLSKNNLSLSDAGTYYCAVATCGEILFGNGTNLNIERSLEHVVIGLGVTSVFCVIVIIILVFTRNTKPICEHYKAVSVAQHIGHDNSSTKCDQEQDPDTLNYAALHFSESKTKRGRKKRETPQESVYSDVRYSDWE